Proteins encoded within one genomic window of Ideonella dechloratans:
- a CDS encoding competence/damage-inducible protein A yields the protein MNFGLIIIGDEILSGRRQDKHMAKVIELLAARGHALAWVRYIGDDRERITVALREAFASGDIVFSCGGIGATPDDHTRQCAALACGQPLQLHPEAKALILERMRDVAIEQGVPYEPDRADNVHRLNMGVFPLGASLIPNPYNKIPGFSVGHVHFVPGFPVMAHPMIAWVLDQRYADLRSPEHAELALYVFGANEASLTPLMEEIEARFDGVRVFSLPSVDHPERGLHIELGVKGPPQAAAAAFEHLQQALAARAGLRIQLAG from the coding sequence ATGAACTTCGGTCTCATCATCATCGGCGACGAGATCCTCTCCGGCCGCCGCCAGGACAAGCACATGGCCAAGGTCATCGAACTGCTGGCCGCGCGCGGCCATGCGCTGGCCTGGGTGCGCTACATCGGTGACGACCGGGAGCGCATCACCGTGGCCCTGCGGGAGGCGTTCGCCAGTGGTGACATCGTGTTCTCCTGTGGCGGCATCGGTGCCACGCCGGACGACCACACCCGCCAGTGCGCGGCCCTGGCCTGCGGACAGCCGCTGCAACTGCACCCCGAGGCCAAGGCCCTGATCCTGGAGCGCATGCGTGACGTGGCCATCGAACAGGGTGTGCCCTACGAGCCGGACCGGGCCGACAACGTGCATCGCCTGAACATGGGGGTCTTTCCGCTGGGCGCGTCGCTGATCCCCAACCCCTACAACAAGATCCCCGGGTTTTCCGTGGGGCATGTGCACTTCGTGCCGGGCTTTCCGGTCATGGCCCATCCGATGATCGCGTGGGTGCTGGATCAGCGCTACGCCGATCTGCGCTCGCCCGAGCACGCCGAACTGGCCCTCTATGTGTTCGGGGCCAATGAAGCCTCCCTCACGCCGCTGATGGAGGAGATCGAGGCCCGGTTCGATGGCGTCCGGGTCTTCAGCCTGCCCAGCGTGGATCACCCCGAACGGGGGCTGCACATCGAGTTGGGCGTCAAGGGCCCGCCCCAAGCGGCGGCGGCGGCGTTCGAGCATCTGCAGCAGGCTTTGGCGGCGCGCGCGGGTCTGCGCATCCAGCTCGCGGGATGA
- a CDS encoding EI24 domain-containing protein: MKLLLDSFWRAAAYLMRPRVLALTLLPLLIAGGLFLVLGYFFWEPAVAAVRSQLESWSLIDAALQWLDTYMGASFRAVMAPMIIVALAVPVAVVMSLLLVALLMMPVLVSLVAERRFPGLERKREGRLWESAWRSGLFTLVAMVALVLTVPLWLVPPLALVIPPVIWGWLTAQVMTYDALAEHASREERLDLQREHRWPLLLIGLISGFLGAAPSLIWAISAMTLILAPLLIAVSIWLYTLVFAFSCLWFVHYLLAALQRARARAGEAVAVASVALPPEPGSAQG; this comes from the coding sequence CCTGCTGCCGCTGCTGATCGCCGGCGGCCTGTTCCTGGTGCTGGGCTACTTCTTCTGGGAACCGGCGGTGGCCGCCGTGCGCAGCCAGCTCGAGAGCTGGTCGCTGATCGACGCGGCCCTGCAGTGGCTTGACACCTACATGGGGGCCAGTTTCCGGGCCGTGATGGCGCCGATGATCATCGTGGCCCTGGCCGTGCCGGTGGCGGTGGTGATGTCCCTGCTGCTGGTGGCGCTGCTGATGATGCCGGTCCTGGTGAGCCTGGTGGCCGAACGCCGCTTTCCGGGGCTGGAGCGCAAGCGGGAGGGGCGTCTGTGGGAAAGCGCCTGGCGCTCCGGGCTCTTCACCCTGGTGGCCATGGTGGCGCTCGTCCTCACGGTGCCGCTGTGGCTCGTGCCGCCGCTGGCGCTGGTGATTCCGCCGGTGATCTGGGGCTGGCTCACGGCCCAGGTCATGACCTATGACGCGCTGGCCGAGCACGCCAGTCGGGAGGAGCGTCTCGACCTGCAGCGGGAGCACCGCTGGCCCCTGCTGCTGATCGGGCTGATTTCAGGCTTTCTGGGGGCCGCGCCCTCGCTGATCTGGGCCATCAGCGCCATGACGCTGATCCTGGCACCGCTGCTGATTGCCGTCTCCATCTGGCTCTACACGCTGGTGTTCGCGTTCTCCTGCCTGTGGTTCGTCCATTACCTGCTGGCTGCGTTGCAGCGGGCGCGGGCGCGCGCGGGTGAGGCGGTCGCTGTCGCGTCCGTCGCCCTGCCGCCCGAGCCAGGGTCTGCCCAGGGCTGA